One region of Armatimonadota bacterium genomic DNA includes:
- the alaS gene encoding alanine--tRNA ligase: MTSDELRKKFLDFFAARDHRVIAPAPLIPGDRTTLFTIAGMQQFVPAFRGEARIPAQRAVTCQRCLRIDDLEQVGRSSRHETLFEMLGNFSFGDYFKREAIVWAWELITRDFGIPADRLWITVYPTDDEARGHWRKDIGLPDERIVPVEDNWWPTGGGLGPCGPDSEIIYDMGEQHGCGQPGCGPACDCDRWNEFWNLVFQQYNRDADGNLTDLPTQNIDTGLGLERLALIMQGKRTIFDTDLFAPIIAYIFEMANSGGDLSRAGTPTGEGVPSSAAEAARIIADHARAVTFMVADGVTPSNEGRGYVLRRLIRRSARLGRRLSLPMPFLSRIVPVVARHMGAAYPELADKQDVIVKFVDSEEQRFDETLEQGSQLLERAIARVKAAGDRSIPGEAAFELYDTYGFPYELTEEVAAEQGLTVDDEGFRAAMERQRERARAAAGGAFAYRGAGGYAELAGKTTFRGYEELETTALVLHILKEGKEAENARAGEHLEVILDHSPFYAESGGQVGDAGSLGAEGVRARVEDAHHPAEGVLALRVVVEEGELVRGEQVHAVVDAARRHAITRAHSATHLLHHALRTVLGPHALQSGSLVEPDRLRFDLAHFGPLTPEEMSGIEDLVNRQVLETHPVAACVVPIAEARESGAMALFGEKYGDEVRVVSIGDFSRELCGGTHVTNTGAIGLFKLTAQSSIGAGLRRVEAVTGLAALDYLRGQEALLARGAELLRCAREDLPARIEGLQRDLREAQRRLESLQARGAAAVAEELVGRAETVANAQVVAERVANLSPEALRSLADAVLERLGRGVVVLGAEANGKVLFVGEVSKELTQAGVHAGKLVGEVAKTAGGGGGGRPDFAQAGGRDPGKLDEALGKVLALVRQQLAGGK, translated from the coding sequence GTGACTTCCGATGAGCTGAGAAAGAAGTTCCTCGACTTCTTCGCCGCGCGCGATCATCGCGTGATCGCGCCCGCGCCGCTGATCCCCGGCGACCGGACCACGCTTTTCACCATCGCCGGCATGCAGCAGTTCGTGCCCGCCTTCCGCGGCGAGGCGCGTATCCCCGCCCAGCGCGCCGTGACCTGCCAGCGCTGCCTGCGCATTGACGACCTGGAACAGGTCGGCCGCTCCTCTCGCCACGAGACTCTGTTCGAGATGCTGGGCAACTTCTCGTTCGGCGATTACTTCAAGCGCGAGGCGATCGTCTGGGCCTGGGAACTGATAACCAGGGACTTCGGCATCCCCGCTGACCGGCTGTGGATCACCGTCTATCCCACCGATGACGAGGCGCGCGGCCACTGGCGCAAAGACATCGGCCTCCCCGACGAGCGCATCGTTCCCGTGGAGGACAACTGGTGGCCGACCGGCGGCGGCCTGGGTCCCTGCGGGCCGGATTCGGAGATCATCTACGACATGGGCGAGCAGCATGGCTGCGGCCAGCCCGGCTGCGGCCCGGCGTGTGACTGCGACCGCTGGAACGAGTTCTGGAACCTGGTCTTCCAGCAGTACAACCGCGACGCCGACGGCAACCTCACGGACCTGCCGACGCAGAACATTGACACCGGCCTGGGCCTGGAGCGCCTGGCCCTGATCATGCAGGGCAAGAGGACCATCTTCGACACCGACTTGTTTGCTCCGATCATCGCCTACATCTTCGAGATGGCCAACAGTGGGGGCGATCTCTCGCGTGCGGGGACACCCACCGGAGAGGGTGTCCCCAGCAGCGCAGCCGAGGCCGCGCGCATCATCGCCGACCACGCGCGCGCGGTCACCTTCATGGTCGCCGACGGGGTGACGCCCAGCAATGAAGGGCGCGGATATGTCCTGCGGCGGCTGATCCGTCGGTCGGCGCGCCTGGGGCGGCGGTTGAGCCTGCCGATGCCGTTCTTGAGCCGCATCGTGCCGGTGGTGGCACGCCACATGGGCGCGGCCTATCCCGAGCTGGCGGATAAGCAGGATGTGATCGTCAAATTCGTTGACTCCGAGGAGCAGCGCTTCGACGAGACGCTGGAGCAAGGAAGCCAACTGCTGGAGCGCGCGATCGCACGCGTCAAGGCTGCCGGCGATAGGAGCATCCCGGGCGAGGCCGCGTTCGAGCTCTACGACACCTACGGCTTCCCCTACGAGCTGACCGAGGAGGTCGCCGCCGAGCAGGGGCTGACGGTGGATGATGAGGGGTTCCGCGCAGCGATGGAGCGCCAGCGCGAGCGCGCTCGCGCCGCCGCCGGCGGCGCCTTCGCCTACCGCGGCGCCGGGGGCTATGCCGAGCTCGCGGGCAAGACCACCTTCCGCGGCTACGAGGAGCTGGAGACGACGGCGCTGGTTCTGCATATCCTCAAGGAGGGCAAGGAGGCCGAGAACGCGCGCGCCGGGGAGCACCTCGAGGTCATTCTCGACCACAGCCCGTTCTACGCCGAGTCCGGCGGCCAGGTCGGCGATGCCGGCAGCCTGGGGGCCGAGGGCGTCCGCGCGCGGGTGGAGGATGCGCATCATCCCGCCGAGGGAGTGCTGGCCCTGCGGGTGGTGGTCGAGGAGGGCGAGCTGGTGCGCGGCGAGCAGGTGCATGCCGTGGTTGACGCGGCGCGCCGGCACGCCATCACCCGCGCTCACAGCGCCACCCACCTGCTGCATCACGCCCTGCGGACGGTGCTCGGGCCCCACGCGCTGCAATCCGGATCGCTGGTGGAGCCGGACCGGCTGCGCTTCGATCTCGCGCATTTCGGCCCCCTGACGCCGGAGGAAATGAGCGGCATCGAGGACCTGGTCAACCGCCAGGTGCTGGAGACGCATCCGGTGGCGGCCTGCGTGGTACCGATAGCCGAGGCGCGGGAGTCGGGGGCGATGGCGCTGTTCGGGGAGAAGTATGGCGACGAGGTGCGCGTGGTCAGCATCGGCGATTTCAGCCGCGAGCTGTGCGGGGGCACGCACGTCACCAACACCGGCGCCATCGGCCTGTTCAAGCTCACTGCCCAGTCCAGCATCGGCGCGGGACTGCGCCGGGTGGAGGCGGTGACCGGGCTGGCGGCGCTGGACTATTTGCGCGGTCAGGAGGCGCTGCTGGCGCGGGGAGCCGAGCTTCTGCGCTGCGCGCGCGAGGACCTGCCCGCCCGCATCGAGGGTTTGCAGCGCGACCTGCGCGAGGCGCAGCGGCGCCTGGAGTCCTTGCAGGCGCGCGGGGCCGCCGCCGTCGCCGAGGAGTTGGTGGGGCGGGCCGAAACCGTGGCGAATGCACAGGTGGTGGCGGAGCGGGTCGCCAACCTGTCGCCGGAGGCGCTGCGCAGCCTGGCCGACGCGGTGCTGGAGCGACTGGGGCGCGGGGTGGTGGTCCTCGGCGCCGAGGCGAACGGCAAGGTGCTGTTCGTGGGCGAGGTGTCCAAGGAGCTCACCCAGGCCGGGGTGCACGCCGGCAAGCTCGTGGGCGAGGTGGCGAAGACGGCGGGCGGCGGCGGCGGCGGGCGCCCCGACTTCGCCCAGGCCGGAGGTCGCGACCCGGGGAAGCTCGACGAGGCCCTGGGGAAGGTCCTAGCCCTGGTACGCCAACAGCTTGCAGGTGGGAAGTAG